A single genomic interval of Bradyrhizobium japonicum USDA 6 harbors:
- a CDS encoding TIGR03809 family protein → MTHRQEAVRDVARGRDIAARWCALAEQRLEHLSEMFETGRWRRYHSEIAFLENIQEAKRAVQTWRALATGGDVAAAAASVSPAFGWSPATMSRVLPRDQQAQTVQPKTLQPKTLQPKAVHIAAETAVPVRLAPTPEILAEITEAPLAPRATPAAVALFTAPAAVAPLKAPAARAPLTAPAVRSPVAPPAAMAEFTAPAVKAPPAVPAAMATLLPQFAPPAAEIVAAPERVVEFTFSLDGLQAKYPLLRNAF, encoded by the coding sequence ATGACACATCGCCAAGAGGCTGTTCGCGACGTGGCGCGTGGCCGCGACATTGCGGCACGCTGGTGCGCTCTCGCCGAGCAACGGCTGGAACATCTCTCCGAAATGTTCGAGACCGGACGCTGGCGCCGCTATCACTCCGAGATCGCATTCCTCGAAAACATCCAGGAAGCCAAGCGCGCCGTCCAGACCTGGCGCGCGCTCGCGACCGGTGGTGACGTGGCGGCGGCGGCCGCGAGTGTCTCGCCCGCATTCGGCTGGTCGCCGGCGACCATGTCCCGCGTGTTGCCGCGCGACCAACAGGCGCAGACCGTGCAGCCCAAAACCTTGCAGCCCAAAACCTTGCAGCCAAAGGCTGTCCACATCGCCGCGGAGACCGCCGTGCCGGTCAGGCTCGCGCCCACGCCGGAGATCCTTGCCGAAATCACCGAAGCCCCGCTCGCGCCGCGAGCGACGCCCGCTGCGGTGGCATTGTTCACTGCGCCTGCCGCTGTCGCTCCGCTCAAGGCTCCCGCTGCGCGGGCGCCGCTCACCGCGCCCGCTGTGAGGTCACCGGTCGCCCCGCCTGCGGCTATGGCGGAGTTCACCGCACCTGCCGTGAAGGCGCCGCCCGCCGTGCCGGCTGCAATGGCAACGCTCCTGCCGCAGTTCGCCCCGCCTGCCGCCGAAATCGTCGCCGCTCCCGAGCGCGTCGTCGAATTCACCTTCAGCCTCGACGGCCTGCAAGCGAAGTACCCGCTGCTGAGGAACGCGTTCTAG
- a CDS encoding S8 family serine peptidase produces MTRKSESKSRAGAYASSVGAALLLAAGLGVEVAQAQAIMRTPTISVPTRTPTISPSIAARVSPGVGARAVGVAPGPRAIPAIPRTITTARMRPVPVLPYARYSPNLYPACTAPYRDADGECLAQPGAGGDGAGKSGKKSAGKGRGSSTPAAVDLRTFANEFVAEIDGALSATEADELARRHGLTRVSSENFPLIGATFGLFRITDGRPSETVRREFAADGSVRSVQPNFRYVLQDQKSSVPTEGDPAQYALARLRLPQAHTLAHGANVTIAVIDSGIDAQHPELAHSIADNFDALGSAEGPHVHGTGIAGAIVAHAKLMGSAPEARIIAIRAFGGSTGGAQSSSYIVLRSLNYAAEHGAQIVNMSFAGPKDAVIERAIAATAARGLVLIAAAGNAGAKSPPLYPAANPNVIAVSATDQQDKLFSASNRGNYIALAAPGVDIFLPAPDGKYQMTSGTSFSAAYVSGVAALLLERNYTLKPEALRMTLAKTARDLGSPGRDDLFGDGEADAFAAVTAVPADSATPVAAASGTTKREDAEKRRDEPGIRAIEQPSLSSADDKSTISQADRPATR; encoded by the coding sequence CGCAGGCGCAGGCGATCATGCGCACGCCGACGATCAGCGTCCCCACGCGCACCCCGACCATCTCTCCCAGCATCGCCGCGCGCGTCAGCCCCGGTGTCGGCGCCCGGGCTGTCGGCGTTGCCCCAGGCCCGCGGGCTATCCCTGCCATCCCGCGTACCATCACCACGGCGCGGATGAGACCGGTCCCAGTGCTGCCCTATGCGCGCTATTCGCCGAACCTGTACCCCGCCTGCACCGCCCCCTATCGCGATGCCGACGGCGAATGCCTGGCGCAGCCGGGCGCAGGCGGCGATGGCGCGGGCAAATCGGGCAAGAAGAGCGCGGGGAAGGGGCGGGGCAGCAGCACGCCGGCTGCCGTCGACTTGCGCACCTTCGCCAATGAATTCGTGGCCGAGATCGACGGCGCGCTGTCGGCGACCGAAGCCGACGAGCTTGCGCGTCGCCACGGCTTGACGCGTGTCTCATCGGAGAATTTCCCGCTGATCGGGGCGACGTTCGGCCTGTTCCGCATCACGGACGGCAGGCCTTCCGAGACGGTGCGGCGTGAGTTCGCCGCCGACGGCAGCGTGCGCTCGGTCCAGCCGAACTTCCGCTACGTGCTCCAGGATCAGAAATCGTCGGTGCCGACCGAGGGCGATCCCGCGCAATATGCGCTGGCCAGGCTTCGCCTGCCGCAGGCGCATACGCTGGCGCACGGCGCCAATGTGACGATTGCCGTGATCGATTCCGGCATCGACGCGCAACATCCCGAACTCGCCCACTCCATCGCCGACAACTTTGATGCGCTCGGCAGCGCCGAGGGCCCGCATGTCCATGGCACCGGCATTGCCGGCGCCATCGTGGCGCATGCCAAGCTGATGGGCAGCGCGCCCGAGGCGCGCATCATCGCCATCCGCGCCTTTGGCGGCTCGACGGGTGGAGCCCAGAGCTCGTCCTACATCGTCCTGCGCTCGCTGAATTACGCCGCCGAGCACGGCGCGCAGATCGTCAATATGAGCTTTGCCGGTCCGAAGGACGCCGTGATCGAGCGCGCCATCGCGGCGACCGCCGCCCGCGGGCTGGTGCTGATCGCGGCCGCCGGCAATGCCGGCGCAAAATCGCCGCCGCTCTATCCGGCCGCCAATCCCAACGTGATCGCGGTCAGCGCGACCGACCAGCAGGACAAGCTGTTCTCGGCGTCCAACCGCGGCAATTACATCGCGCTGGCGGCGCCCGGCGTCGACATCTTCCTGCCCGCGCCCGACGGCAAGTACCAGATGACCTCGGGGACCTCGTTCTCGGCCGCCTATGTCTCGGGCGTCGCCGCGCTGCTGCTCGAGCGCAATTACACGCTCAAGCCGGAGGCGCTGCGCATGACGCTGGCGAAGACCGCGCGCGACCTCGGTTCACCCGGCCGTGATGATCTGTTCGGCGACGGTGAGGCCGACGCGTTTGCCGCGGTGACGGCTGTTCCCGCCGACAGCGCGACGCCTGTTGCGGCTGCGTCCGGTACAACAAAACGTGAAGATGCCGAGAAGCGTCGCGACGAGCCTGGCATCCGCGCGATCGAACAACCCTCGCTATCGAGCGCAGACGATAAATCCACGATTTCTCAGGCGGATAGGCCGGCGACGCGATAG